One window of the Candidatus Phycorickettsia trachydisci genome contains the following:
- the rsmA gene encoding 16S rRNA (adenine(1518)-N(6)/adenine(1519)-N(6))-dimethyltransferase RsmA, giving the protein MKAKKSLGQHFLQDEHICDDIVASSCSITAKTVIEVGPGYGALTNSILKKNPKRLILIEKDKMLAAYLLTKYRDAQNVTLLQEDALRIKIPDLVNEKCVIISNLPYNIASKLICNWLAPSTKEYIEHLTLMMQKEVVERICSEHNNKDYGRLSIFCQIAADVENSFDVPKEAFKPMPKVTSSILQAKPNNLNIEPEVFKKFEQVLRMCFSKRRKMLKGILALSEEDFKNLSISPSQRPETLLPQDFLNIAKYLY; this is encoded by the coding sequence ATGAAAGCCAAAAAGTCCTTAGGACAGCATTTTTTACAAGATGAACATATCTGTGATGACATCGTTGCATCTAGCTGCAGTATTACAGCTAAAACTGTCATTGAAGTAGGCCCAGGATATGGAGCACTCACAAATTCTATATTAAAGAAAAATCCTAAACGTCTTATCTTAATAGAAAAAGATAAAATGCTTGCAGCATACTTATTGACTAAATATAGGGATGCGCAAAACGTCACTTTATTGCAAGAAGATGCCTTAAGGATTAAAATTCCCGATTTAGTAAACGAAAAATGCGTTATTATCTCTAACCTTCCATATAACATCGCATCAAAGCTTATTTGTAATTGGCTCGCGCCAAGTACAAAAGAATACATAGAGCATTTAACATTAATGATGCAAAAAGAAGTTGTAGAGAGAATTTGCTCTGAGCATAATAACAAAGATTACGGCAGGTTAAGCATCTTTTGTCAGATTGCAGCAGATGTAGAAAACAGCTTTGATGTACCTAAAGAAGCATTTAAACCTATGCCAAAAGTTACATCTTCCATACTTCAAGCAAAGCCAAATAATCTGAATATAGAGCCTGAAGTATTTAAAAAGTTTGAGCAAGTCTTGCGCATGTGTTTTTCTAAGCGAAGAAAAATGCTTAAAGGCATTTTAGCCCTCTCAGAAGAAGATTTTAAAAACTTATCTATTTCACCTTCTCAACGTCCTGAAACGTTATTACCTCAAGATTTTCTAAATATTGCAAAGTATCTTTATTAA
- a CDS encoding ATP-dependent helicase: MLDLSILNPNQKEAVLNTKGPLLVLAGAGTGKTTVITYKIAHLLAQSICTPNNILAVTFTNKAAYQMQDRIMRLCGQKINYLGTFHSTALRILRTHANLIDLASNLTIIDYPDQIKLIKNIYIDHNFDNNKLDYKAAHHLITSWKDLNLFPDQVDHHDKTAVAIYKHYQDRLQTANLADFGDILLYVNKIFDQYESVLRMYQEQFDYILVDEYQDTNKIQYEWVRKIAGQKQNICCVGDDDQSIYSWRGAQVSNILGFHKDFPNTQIITLSNNYRSTQRILDVAQSIISNNKDRYDKNLKSSASHATNPIKLVCCTNSGSEAEFISQEILKLSHDSSVAVLVRTNFQTRILEDTFLRNRINYKIIGTTRFYELKEVKDVLAYIRATLNVNDDIALERIINVPKRGIGDASMAKFRANASDHGISLHESIKMMLDAGSISKKGTTELEKLIQGLERWKKYFMELKASEAVEKILEESGYMLMLVQNTFEQGKVDNVKELLVTIGEYDDIYKFLEHAALVNEEKEEDSDFVVKVMTVHGAKGLEFDTVFLPNWNQGIFPSSKGMSNLAEERRVAYVAVTRAKYNLYISYSTYMKTKDNYYAPQSPSQFALEIKEDLLVKDSFPSFASPSKLNPGMKIFHKIFGAGLVVKELDYSKYEVAFKDSGIKVIHKDFLSTT; encoded by the coding sequence ATGTTGGATTTAAGTATACTAAACCCCAATCAAAAAGAAGCAGTCCTCAACACTAAAGGCCCTCTCCTAGTCCTTGCAGGAGCCGGTACTGGTAAAACTACCGTTATTACATACAAAATTGCACATCTCCTCGCGCAAAGCATTTGCACCCCAAATAACATCCTAGCTGTTACATTTACTAATAAGGCAGCATATCAGATGCAAGATAGAATTATGCGACTTTGCGGACAAAAAATAAATTATTTAGGCACGTTTCATTCTACTGCTTTAAGGATCTTAAGAACTCATGCGAATTTAATAGATCTTGCAAGTAATTTGACTATTATAGATTATCCAGATCAAATTAAGCTAATTAAAAACATCTACATAGACCATAACTTTGATAACAATAAGCTAGATTATAAAGCAGCTCACCATCTTATTACCTCATGGAAAGATTTAAACCTTTTTCCAGATCAAGTAGATCATCATGATAAAACAGCAGTTGCTATTTATAAGCACTATCAAGATCGACTACAAACAGCTAATTTAGCTGATTTCGGCGATATTTTACTTTATGTGAATAAGATTTTTGACCAATACGAAAGCGTGCTAAGGATGTATCAAGAGCAATTTGACTATATCTTAGTTGATGAGTATCAAGATACTAATAAAATCCAATATGAGTGGGTCAGAAAGATTGCTGGTCAAAAACAAAACATATGCTGCGTAGGTGACGACGATCAAAGTATATATAGCTGGCGAGGTGCACAGGTTAGTAATATTTTAGGCTTTCATAAAGATTTTCCAAATACCCAAATTATTACTCTTTCTAACAATTATCGCTCAACTCAGCGAATACTAGATGTTGCACAAAGCATTATATCTAATAATAAAGATCGATACGATAAAAACTTAAAAAGTAGCGCTTCGCATGCAACTAACCCTATTAAGCTTGTATGTTGCACTAACTCTGGTAGCGAAGCTGAGTTTATATCTCAAGAAATTTTAAAATTATCGCATGATTCTTCCGTTGCAGTGCTTGTGCGAACAAACTTCCAGACTAGAATTTTAGAAGATACTTTCTTGCGAAATAGAATTAATTACAAAATTATAGGCACAACTAGGTTCTATGAACTTAAAGAAGTAAAAGATGTTCTTGCTTACATTAGAGCTACCCTAAACGTAAATGATGATATAGCTTTAGAGCGTATTATTAACGTTCCCAAAAGAGGGATAGGCGATGCTAGTATGGCAAAATTCAGAGCAAATGCTTCTGATCATGGAATATCTCTACATGAAAGTATCAAAATGATGTTGGACGCCGGCTCAATCAGTAAAAAAGGAACAACCGAACTTGAAAAACTAATCCAAGGTCTTGAGAGATGGAAAAAATATTTTATGGAACTCAAGGCAAGCGAAGCCGTTGAGAAGATTTTGGAAGAGTCTGGTTATATGCTAATGCTTGTTCAAAACACATTTGAACAAGGCAAGGTGGATAACGTCAAAGAATTACTTGTCACTATTGGGGAATATGACGATATATATAAATTCTTAGAACATGCCGCATTGGTTAACGAAGAAAAAGAAGAGGATAGCGATTTCGTTGTTAAGGTTATGACAGTGCACGGAGCAAAAGGTCTCGAATTTGACACAGTATTTTTGCCGAATTGGAATCAAGGAATTTTCCCTAGCAGCAAAGGTATGAGCAACTTAGCCGAAGAGCGTAGGGTAGCTTACGTAGCAGTAACAAGAGCAAAGTATAACCTTTATATAAGCTATTCAACTTATATGAAAACAAAGGATAACTACTACGCACCCCAATCTCCTTCCCAATTTGCTTTAGAGATTAAGGAAGATTTACTAGTGAAAGATTCATTTCCTTCATTTGCCTCCCCTTCAAAATTAAACCCTGGTATGAAAATATTTCACAAAATTTTTGGAGCAGGACTCGTTGTAAAAGAACTTGATTACAGTAAATATGAGGTAGCATTTAAAGACAGCGGAATTAAAGTAATTCACAAAGACTTTCTAAGCACCACATGA
- the rpiB gene encoding ribose 5-phosphate isomerase B, whose product MNKIAIASDHKGFNLKEKIKSLLESLSYKVIDCGTKSADVSVDYPDYAKLVCEQIVENGIKMGILICGTGIGMSICANRLSKIRAAMCHNQYMAFKARSHNDANVLVLGSKIVSTSEAQDIVKTFLTRGFEGGRHIKRLEKIH is encoded by the coding sequence ATGAACAAGATTGCAATCGCTTCTGATCATAAAGGATTTAATCTTAAAGAAAAGATCAAAAGCTTGCTTGAATCTTTGTCATACAAAGTTATAGACTGCGGAACAAAATCAGCAGATGTATCTGTTGATTACCCTGATTATGCTAAACTTGTTTGTGAACAAATCGTAGAAAACGGTATAAAAATGGGCATTCTAATCTGCGGCACCGGTATTGGAATGTCAATATGTGCCAACAGATTATCTAAGATAAGAGCGGCTATGTGCCACAATCAGTATATGGCCTTTAAGGCAAGATCGCATAATGATGCCAATGTCCTCGTACTAGGCTCTAAAATTGTTTCCACTTCTGAAGCACAAGATATAGTAAAAACCTTTTTAACCAGGGGTTTTGAAGGCGGAAGGCATATAAAAAGATTAGAAAAAATCCACTAA
- the rplS gene encoding 50S ribosomal protein L19 — translation MHPTVVQLQEREIQKLSENKKVPEFKAGDTLKVSIKIQEGTTERIQAFQGIVISKRNRGLTSCFKLFKISHGEGVERTFMQYAPNVVGIEVISQGIVRRAKLYYLKSLKGKAARIKTKAF, via the coding sequence ATGCATCCTACAGTAGTTCAATTGCAAGAAAGAGAAATACAAAAATTATCTGAAAATAAAAAAGTTCCAGAATTTAAAGCCGGCGATACTTTAAAAGTAAGTATTAAAATTCAAGAAGGAACAACCGAAAGAATTCAAGCTTTCCAAGGTATTGTCATTAGCAAAAGAAACAGAGGTCTCACATCTTGCTTCAAATTATTTAAAATCAGCCACGGCGAAGGAGTAGAGAGAACTTTCATGCAATATGCTCCAAATGTTGTAGGTATCGAGGTTATATCTCAAGGTATTGTCAGAAGAGCTAAATTATATTACTTAAAGAGCCTAAAAGGTAAAGCAGCAAGAATTAAAACTAAAGCTTTTTAA
- the trmD gene encoding tRNA (guanosine(37)-N1)-methyltransferase TrmD — MSKLHITFLTTFPEIFPGPLGFSLSGKALEKGIWSYDVVNIRNFGITKHKKVDDIPYGGGSGMVVRPDVLSSAIDFALEQKPNSRILYTSPRGKVINQQMVQQIVSLNNQSLIIICLRFEGIDQRVLNYYNIEEVSLGDFILSGGEIAALALADSCIRLLEGVVENTENLKNESFNPQGELKGLLEYPLYTRPQIWNSLEVPQVLLSGNHEEIKQWRRNASLEITKLRRPDLLVKNNK; from the coding sequence ATGTCTAAACTACACATTACCTTTTTAACAACCTTTCCCGAAATATTCCCAGGCCCACTTGGCTTTTCTTTAAGCGGTAAAGCTTTAGAAAAAGGTATATGGTCGTATGATGTAGTAAATATCAGGAACTTTGGCATTACGAAGCACAAGAAGGTGGATGATATTCCGTATGGCGGTGGAAGCGGTATGGTTGTACGACCCGATGTGCTAAGTAGCGCAATTGATTTTGCCTTAGAGCAAAAACCAAATTCACGCATTTTATACACTTCTCCACGCGGTAAAGTGATAAATCAACAAATGGTTCAACAAATCGTAAGCCTTAACAACCAAAGCTTAATAATAATTTGCCTTCGATTTGAAGGTATTGACCAAAGAGTCCTAAACTATTACAATATAGAGGAAGTTAGTTTAGGGGATTTTATACTCTCGGGCGGTGAAATTGCAGCTTTGGCTCTTGCCGATAGCTGTATTAGGTTGCTTGAGGGGGTGGTTGAGAATACCGAAAATTTAAAAAATGAGTCATTTAATCCACAAGGTGAATTAAAGGGGCTCTTAGAATATCCTTTATACACAAGGCCACAAATTTGGAATAGCCTGGAAGTGCCGCAAGTACTTTTATCAGGCAACCATGAAGAAATAAAACAGTGGAGGCGGAATGCTTCTTTAGAAATAACAAAATTAAGAAGGCCAGACTTGCTGGTAAAAAACAATAAATAA
- a CDS encoding ankyrin repeat domain-containing protein → MTTLESLLNEIIQEISKSIDPLDNRIHELKDLMYESSIGKSEEEVEKARAGLEETTKPLKELISNYKIKISKEYSSKLIKAIELANYQGNDTNPIYSGEIEKYKGMSILHLAAYGFFGDKIEEILPHIRPQDIKRGSGLNLESELMAAIEEKSIVLRDWLLENDSDPMYQKKSGSSALHIACMIKDYETTECLIKRVAEEKGIEAVKEFVNAVNTYGCTPLYDALVMGSSRGTLDNDKMMKFLSLFMENGVELNRGNSGKDTGKYTIFNKVVTSHLLEELDLDRASAVVKMLNSDQDIKIDLKKSEIREFFTNESNMQKILLLEDYDAAQKSVAFNKIKKAMNNLAYSGEREGKIIVNQEGHSTCYEVDQEGLCTNIIYIKEADGTTHYNIQLPDIIISLRSSISSIEGHISQLSQPLLSDIDASEVVPGIEHIDIGDNHIPVEISGHSHYEEATEG, encoded by the coding sequence ATGACTACACTAGAATCATTATTGAATGAAATAATTCAGGAGATCTCAAAGTCTATAGATCCTTTAGACAATAGAATACATGAACTAAAAGATCTTATGTACGAATCATCAATAGGCAAGTCGGAAGAAGAAGTAGAAAAAGCTAGGGCAGGGCTTGAAGAAACCACAAAACCTTTAAAAGAACTTATAAGCAATTATAAAATAAAAATATCGAAAGAGTATTCTAGTAAACTGATAAAGGCTATCGAATTAGCAAATTACCAAGGTAATGATACTAACCCTATATATTCAGGAGAAATAGAAAAATATAAAGGGATGTCAATTTTACATCTTGCTGCATACGGCTTTTTTGGCGACAAGATTGAGGAAATATTACCTCATATTAGGCCACAAGATATCAAAAGAGGCTCTGGATTAAACCTTGAGTCTGAACTGATGGCCGCTATTGAAGAGAAAAGTATAGTATTAAGAGATTGGCTTTTAGAAAACGATTCTGACCCAATGTACCAGAAAAAATCAGGCTCTTCTGCGCTACATATCGCTTGCATGATCAAAGATTATGAAACAACAGAATGCCTTATCAAGAGAGTAGCTGAAGAAAAAGGTATTGAAGCCGTAAAAGAATTCGTAAATGCCGTAAATACATATGGATGCACACCTCTATATGATGCTTTAGTTATGGGATCTAGCAGAGGTACACTTGATAATGATAAGATGATGAAGTTTTTGTCTCTATTTATGGAAAATGGAGTTGAATTAAATAGGGGAAATTCAGGTAAGGACACAGGTAAATATACAATATTTAATAAAGTCGTTACTTCCCATCTCTTAGAGGAATTAGACTTAGATCGTGCATCAGCAGTTGTGAAAATGCTCAACTCAGATCAGGATATTAAAATTGATCTTAAAAAATCTGAAATTCGTGAATTTTTCACTAATGAAAGTAACATGCAAAAAATACTTTTGTTAGAAGATTATGACGCAGCCCAAAAATCTGTAGCCTTTAATAAAATTAAAAAAGCTATGAATAATTTGGCTTACAGTGGAGAAAGGGAAGGAAAAATCATTGTTAATCAAGAAGGTCATTCTACATGCTATGAAGTAGACCAAGAAGGTTTATGCACAAATATAATTTATATCAAAGAAGCAGACGGCACTACTCACTATAATATACAACTTCCCGATATAATTATTAGTTTACGTTCTTCCATTTCAAGCATAGAAGGTCACATAAGCCAATTATCCCAACCCCTTTTATCTGATATTGATGCAAGCGAAGTTGTACCAGGAATAGAACATATTGATATTGGGGATAATCATATTCCAGTTGAGATATCTGGCCACTCTCATTATGAAGAAGCTACTGAAGGTTAG
- a CDS encoding ankyrin repeat domain-containing protein, whose protein sequence is MTTLESLLNEIIQEINETTIRLAKEVNKSINLYNEALNGSEEETREADTRLKKAEEDYANASVNCVIEVSKKYSDHLVDAIKSANSQGSDTNPIYSGAIEQSKGVSILHLAASGYFAGVIEEILPYIRPQDIKRGSGLKLESELMIAIEEENTTLRDWLLENDTDLMYKKASGASALHISCMVKDYETTERLIKRVAQEKGIEAAKEFVNDQDKHGCIPLYEALVVGQKHSIDNHKMLKFLDLFIEKGFDFNQELSLTDQFKCMSFNFLFHSCTLDSDLVVLTVVKMLNSGQDIAIYLKDPCVREFFINESNIQKMFLLEVYDTPQKSLALNKIKKALIDFSNQNHHLEEAKYKASIELIDQQLARLSEINLIESNVSVNEVALGIEHLDIASNQNQPGLLGHSNEEEVTES, encoded by the coding sequence ATGACTACATTGGAATCATTATTAAATGAAATTATTCAAGAGATCAATGAGACTACAATTCGTTTGGCAAAAGAAGTAAACAAATCCATAAATCTTTACAACGAAGCACTTAACGGCTCAGAAGAAGAAACAAGAGAAGCTGATACAAGATTAAAAAAAGCGGAAGAAGATTATGCCAATGCCAGCGTAAATTGTGTAATAGAAGTATCAAAAAAGTATTCTGATCATTTAGTAGATGCTATCAAATCAGCAAACTCACAAGGTAGCGATACTAATCCCATATATTCGGGAGCAATAGAACAAAGTAAAGGTGTTTCTATTTTGCATCTTGCTGCATCTGGTTATTTTGCAGGTGTAATTGAGGAAATACTGCCTTATATTAGGCCACAAGATATTAAAAGAGGTTCCGGATTAAAGCTTGAATCTGAACTCATGATAGCTATCGAAGAGGAAAACACAACCTTAAGAGACTGGTTATTAGAAAATGATACGGATTTGATGTATAAAAAAGCATCCGGCGCTTCTGCCTTACATATTTCTTGCATGGTCAAAGATTATGAAACAACGGAACGTCTGATTAAGAGAGTAGCTCAAGAAAAAGGTATAGAGGCAGCCAAAGAATTTGTAAACGATCAGGATAAGCATGGATGCATACCTTTATATGAGGCCTTAGTTGTAGGACAAAAACACTCAATTGATAATCACAAGATGCTTAAATTCTTAGACCTATTTATAGAGAAAGGTTTTGATTTTAATCAAGAACTTTCACTTACGGATCAATTTAAATGTATGTCATTTAATTTTCTTTTTCATTCTTGTACTTTAGATTCAGATCTTGTTGTATTAACAGTTGTTAAAATGCTCAACTCAGGCCAAGATATTGCAATTTATCTTAAAGATCCTTGTGTTCGGGAATTTTTCATTAACGAAAGTAATATTCAAAAAATGTTTTTGTTAGAAGTATATGATACCCCTCAAAAATCCTTAGCACTTAACAAAATTAAGAAGGCTTTAATAGATTTTAGCAATCAAAATCATCATCTAGAAGAAGCTAAGTACAAAGCAAGTATAGAGTTGATAGATCAGCAGTTAGCCAGATTATCAGAAATCAACTTAATTGAAAGCAACGTCTCGGTCAATGAAGTTGCTCTAGGAATAGAGCATCTCGATATTGCTTCTAATCAAAATCAACCTGGATTATTAGGTCACTCTAACGAGGAAGAAGTTACAGAAAGTTAG
- a CDS encoding ankyrin repeat domain-containing protein, producing MDTVRTLLNNIIQNIECYERVTLDPLRADVAIVGSEQTKKALREARDSYRKELSENYSRRLIDAIKLAESQGNDTNPIYTREIKKYKGASILHLIAWGLFSNHIYEILSHIRPQDIKRGLMGSELMEAIEEKNTILRDWLLENDADVMYRKSSGSSALHIACLIKDYKTAERLIQRVAREKDTSAVKEFVNAVKESGCTPLYEALVLDSPNSEIPLDNHHMLKFLSLFIENGVDLDKKNSGKRTGEYTMFNTIITSHLLQNLDLASAAVKMLNSGQNIQINLKNPTISSFFTDKINIQKIILLEEYDLSQKFTALNKIKEELIDFDHQSNNLKEDKYKITSGFIDAQLNTLSKFFPTETFNAASKVTSGIENLDLASSETKPELLGHTHDKEIAEV from the coding sequence ATGGATACAGTAAGAACACTATTAAATAACATAATTCAAAATATTGAATGCTATGAAAGGGTGACCCTAGATCCTTTAAGAGCAGATGTAGCAATAGTAGGTTCAGAACAAACTAAAAAAGCTTTAAGGGAAGCGCGTGACAGCTATAGAAAGGAATTATCGGAAAACTACTCCAGAAGGTTAATAGATGCTATCAAATTAGCAGAAAGCCAAGGCAATGATACTAATCCCATATACACAAGAGAAATAAAAAAATATAAGGGCGCATCTATTTTACATTTAATCGCATGGGGACTATTTAGCAACCATATTTACGAAATATTGTCCCACATCAGACCACAGGACATTAAAAGAGGGCTTATGGGATCTGAGCTTATGGAGGCTATAGAAGAAAAAAATACAATATTAAGAGACTGGCTATTAGAAAATGATGCTGATGTAATGTACCGCAAATCATCCGGTTCTTCCGCCTTGCATATTGCCTGCCTAATCAAGGATTATAAAACAGCCGAACGCCTTATTCAAAGGGTGGCCAGAGAAAAAGATACAAGCGCAGTCAAAGAATTCGTAAATGCTGTAAAAGAATCTGGATGCACCCCTTTATACGAAGCCTTAGTTCTTGATTCACCCAATTCTGAAATACCATTAGATAATCATCACATGCTCAAATTTTTGTCTTTATTCATCGAAAATGGAGTAGATTTAGACAAAAAAAACTCTGGTAAGCGTACAGGCGAATATACTATGTTCAACACTATCATTACCTCTCACCTTCTACAAAATTTAGATCTTGCATCAGCGGCTGTTAAAATGTTAAATTCAGGACAAAATATTCAAATTAACCTCAAAAATCCTACAATTAGCAGTTTTTTCACTGATAAAATCAACATTCAAAAGATAATTTTGCTAGAAGAGTATGATTTGTCTCAAAAGTTTACAGCTCTGAATAAAATTAAAGAAGAATTAATAGATTTTGATCATCAAAGTAATAATCTAAAAGAAGATAAGTACAAAATTACATCAGGATTTATAGATGCACAACTAAACACATTATCCAAATTCTTCCCAACCGAAACGTTTAATGCTGCAAGCAAAGTTACCTCAGGCATAGAAAATCTTGACCTCGCTTCCAGCGAAACTAAACCTGAACTACTAGGTCACACTCATGACAAAGAAATTGCTGAAGTTTAG
- a CDS encoding ankyrin repeat domain-containing protein: protein MILKRLLIIGNNLLPENSDQFKQIEKFYSTPDSLIIRHMDQDKWISLMGKIDSTTRIDIHAHGSDKLGLSELPSDKVYGLSLGEDGLCYRFKDIFSFLNILSKKSPLHIHIWSCFSGNAHKEITSLPKDSILFTHVSEDLESRGMLCHLAFSKSIEKWTNYDTSTSNKSIRAITLQAFLDNLAFEIFEGAGISTWNYESVYFFWKQQKVTEYEFHCTEDTFQNPEEVLVRENKKFNEFCNKILLNGETLAPTQFTKDQEKILQHGYLIKNLTDKSQETVNFLKEEDLPLSFFDENITYIDYYEGACIEQNIELIRYFLDKSWNLNQFNNSNGFTPLALIINNNKIKLLFEQQGIQSSLTQEAFEKQESIVKLLLGKGANPNLPGKDGISPLMLAIDQPNQSLVKLLLENGADATETFKHTIVSGTPEQIDLLLSLGADPNQIINNGLSALYYCVLSRKEIISLLMKYKPNFNDPLNAAAFETSVRAKDLDTVKLLLQHKIPDSLNVKALKAAVWGKDLGMVKLLLADSTDLDHLNSAMSLAIYDQNFKMVKLLADHGANVEKGLKSAKSLSESNELNQIIEFLESKLESDPLSLIDHANHDMTQIGEIELNDSTDNQHNI, encoded by the coding sequence ATGATTTTAAAACGTTTACTGATTATTGGTAATAATCTTTTACCCGAAAATTCCGACCAGTTTAAACAAATAGAAAAATTTTATTCTACTCCAGATTCCTTAATTATAAGACACATGGACCAAGATAAATGGATATCCCTCATGGGAAAAATAGATTCTACAACTAGGATTGACATACATGCGCATGGTAGTGATAAACTCGGCTTATCAGAACTACCTTCTGATAAAGTATATGGATTAAGTTTAGGAGAGGATGGATTATGTTATCGCTTTAAAGATATCTTTTCATTCCTAAATATATTAAGCAAAAAGAGTCCTTTACACATTCATATATGGTCTTGTTTTTCTGGTAATGCACACAAAGAAATAACCAGTTTACCAAAAGACTCTATTTTATTCACTCACGTATCTGAGGATCTAGAGTCAAGAGGCATGCTATGTCATCTTGCTTTTAGCAAAAGTATTGAAAAATGGACTAATTACGACACTTCAACATCTAATAAATCTATAAGAGCTATTACATTACAGGCATTTTTAGATAATCTTGCCTTTGAAATATTTGAAGGAGCAGGTATTAGTACTTGGAATTACGAAAGTGTCTACTTCTTTTGGAAACAGCAAAAAGTAACTGAATACGAATTTCACTGTACAGAAGATACATTCCAAAATCCCGAAGAAGTTTTAGTAAGGGAAAATAAAAAATTTAATGAATTTTGTAACAAAATATTGCTCAATGGAGAAACACTTGCCCCCACTCAATTCACAAAAGATCAAGAAAAAATTTTACAACACGGTTATTTAATCAAGAATTTAACAGATAAATCCCAAGAGACAGTGAATTTTTTAAAAGAAGAAGATTTACCACTTTCATTTTTCGATGAAAACATTACCTATATAGATTACTACGAAGGAGCTTGTATAGAACAAAATATAGAACTTATTAGATATTTTCTAGACAAAAGCTGGAACCTAAATCAATTTAATAATTCAAATGGATTTACTCCGCTAGCTTTGATCATCAATAACAACAAGATTAAGCTTCTCTTCGAACAACAGGGTATACAAAGCTCTTTAACTCAAGAGGCATTTGAAAAACAAGAAAGTATTGTTAAATTATTACTGGGTAAAGGAGCCAACCCTAACCTTCCAGGCAAGGATGGTATATCTCCTTTAATGCTAGCTATAGATCAACCTAATCAGTCATTGGTAAAATTGTTGTTAGAAAATGGCGCAGATGCTACTGAAACTTTTAAACATACTATCGTATCAGGAACACCAGAACAGATAGACTTACTACTCAGCTTAGGAGCCGATCCTAATCAAATCATAAATAATGGTCTGTCTGCTTTATATTATTGCGTGTTGTCTAGAAAAGAAATAATCAGCTTATTAATGAAATACAAACCTAATTTCAATGATCCTTTGAACGCAGCAGCTTTCGAAACATCAGTGAGGGCGAAAGATTTGGATACAGTAAAACTATTACTTCAACATAAAATACCCGATTCTTTGAATGTAAAAGCTTTAAAAGCCGCAGTGTGGGGAAAAGACTTGGGCATGGTAAAACTATTACTTGCAGATAGCACTGATTTAGATCATCTAAACAGTGCTATGTCTTTAGCAATATATGATCAAAACTTCAAGATGGTAAAACTATTAGCCGACCACGGCGCTAATGTCGAAAAAGGGTTGAAATCTGCTAAAAGTCTTTCTGAATCCAATGAATTAAATCAGATTATAGAGTTTCTAGAGAGCAAGCTTGAGTCGGATCCACTTTCCTTGATAGATCACGCAAACCACGATATGACGCAAATTGGAGAGATTGAACTTAATGACTCTACGGATAATCAGCATAATATCTAA